From one Novosphingobium sp. genomic stretch:
- a CDS encoding flagellin yields the protein MTVINTNVNALQATAASNAAATMTSQAMTRLSTGKRINSASDDAAGLAIATSMTSQINGMNQGIKNANDGISLAQTAEGSLTEVTNMLQRVRELAVQSASGTYSSSDRDQMQAEVSSLTGQIKNVLSSTTFNGVALFSTTSGTNLTFSIQAGANHATADVVSISSVGIDGTQLVSTLTAAGGNGFQVNDTTGSAGTGAANANTTIDNVDSVLKQVATVNANFGAGQSQLQSAVNNMTNNVTNLSAARSRIEDTDYSAESTAMAKAQILSQASTAMIAQANQSQQNVLTLLK from the coding sequence TCTCCAGGCCACTGCTGCTTCGAACGCCGCGGCCACCATGACCAGCCAGGCGATGACCCGTCTGTCGACCGGTAAGCGCATCAACTCGGCTTCGGACGACGCCGCCGGCCTCGCCATCGCCACCTCGATGACCAGCCAGATCAACGGCATGAACCAGGGCATCAAGAACGCCAACGACGGCATCTCGCTGGCCCAGACCGCTGAAGGTTCGCTGACCGAAGTCACCAACATGCTGCAGCGCGTCCGCGAACTGGCCGTGCAGTCGGCTTCGGGCACCTACTCCAGCTCTGACCGCGATCAGATGCAGGCTGAAGTCAGCTCGCTGACCGGCCAGATCAAGAACGTTCTGTCCTCGACCACCTTCAACGGCGTGGCGCTGTTCTCGACGACCTCGGGCACCAACCTGACCTTCTCGATCCAGGCCGGTGCGAACCACGCTACCGCCGACGTCGTCTCGATCTCCTCGGTCGGCATCGACGGCACGCAGCTCGTCAGCACGCTGACCGCTGCTGGCGGCAACGGCTTCCAGGTCAATGACACCACCGGTTCGGCCGGTACGGGTGCGGCCAACGCCAACACCACCATCGACAACGTTGACTCGGTGCTCAAGCAGGTTGCCACGGTGAACGCGAACTTCGGCGCCGGCCAGAGCCAGCTCCAGTCGGCCGTGAACAACATGACCAACAATGTGACCAACCTGTCGGCCGCCCGCTCGCGCATCGAGGACACCGACTATTCGGCAGAATCGACCGCGATGGCCAAGGCCCAGATCCTCTCGCAGGCTTCGACCGCGATGATCGCCCAGGCCAACCAGAGCCAGCAGAACGTGCTGACGCTTCTGAAGTAA